From a region of the Cucumis sativus cultivar 9930 chromosome 6, Cucumber_9930_V3, whole genome shotgun sequence genome:
- the LOC101219536 gene encoding transcription factor VOZ1 encodes MGKHSKTSCKSASHKLFKDKAKNRVDDLQSIFVDLQYARKESRTVDVTVLEEQVHQMLREWKAELNEPSPASSLQQGGSLGSFSSDICRLLQLCEEDDDASSPLAAPKPEPNEQNLQVGDTMALQEGFNVNRVHQEQGFPLVDQRKNSPSGVHGMAMNNLEGPAHLECHQFDLHQGIEHNFYSILNGRGLCGEGAIPHVSSYCPSICPPPAAFLGPKCALWDCPRPAQGMDWCEDYCSSFHAALALNEGPPGMGPVLRPGGIGLKDGLLFAALSAKAQGKDVGIPECEGAATAKSPWNAPELFDLSILEGEMIREWLFFDKPRRAFESGNRKQRSLPDYSGRGWHESRKQVMNEFGGLKRSYYMDPQPLNHFEWHLYEYEINKYDACALYRLELKLVDGKKGSKAKVSNDSVADLQRQMGRLTAEFPDNKRFVKGRTRINTKVGLGNVYPSGNRVMPPSGTYDYMLHAQYDYLVENLSEYYLT; translated from the exons ATGGGAAAACATTCGAAGACCAGTTGCAAGTCGGCCTCCCACAAGCTATTTAAGGATAAGGCAAAGAACCGGGTTGATGATCTACAAAGTATATTTGTAGATTTGCAGTATGCAAGGAAAGAGAGCCGCACAGTTGATGTGACGGTTCTCGAGGAACAAGTCCATCAGATGCTTCGCGAGTGGAAAGCTGAGCTGAACGAGCCTTCTCCAGCATCCTCTTTGCAACAA GGTGGAAGTCTTGGGTCATTTTCATCGGACATTTGTCGATTGTTACAACTTTGCGAGGAGGATGATGATGCGTCTAGTCCATTAGCTGCTCCTAAGCCTGAACCTAATGAACAAAATTTGCAGGTTGGAGATACTATGGCACTTCAAGAG GGATTTAATGTGAATCGTGTACACCAAGAACAAGGCTTCCCTCTAGTGGATCAACGCAAGAACTCCCCTTCAGGGGTTCATGGTATGGCTATGAATAACTTGGAAGGACCTGCACATTTGGAGTGTCATCAGTTTGATTTGCATCAGGGCATTGAGCACAACTTTTACTCTATCCTTAATGGTAGAGGATTGTGTGGGGAGGGTGCAATTCCTCATGTTTCTAGCTACTGTCCCAGCATTTGCCCTCCACCTGCTGCTTTTTTAGGCCCAAAATGTGCACTTTGGGATTGCCCACGACCTGCCCAAGGGATGGATTGGTGTGAGGACTACTGTAGCAGCTTCCATGCTGCCTTAGCATTGAATGAAGGCCCTCCTGGAATGGGTCCAGTTTTACGACCTGGTGGAATTGGTCTGAAGGATGGTTTGCTTTTTGCTGCTCTTAGTGCAAAGGCACAAGGGAAAGATGTTGGTATCCCTGAATGTGAAGGAGCTGCCACCGCGAAATCCCCATGGAATGCTCCTG AGCTTTTTGATCTGTCAATACTGGAGGGTGAAATGATTAGGGAGTGGCTTTTCTTTGATAAGCCTCGTAGAGCATTTGAGAGTGGGAATAGAAAGCAGAGGTCACTGCCTGATTACAGTGGACGTGGTTGGCATGAGTCAAGAAAGCAAGTAATGAATGAGTTTGGAGGGCTGAAAAGATCTTATTACATGGATCCTCAGCCATTGAACCACTTTGAGTGGCATCTTTATGAATATGAAATTAACAAGTACGACGCCTGCGCTTTGTATAGATTGGAGCTGAAACTTGTTGATGGGAAAAAAGGTTCTAAGGCAAAGGTATCTAATGATTCAGTTGCTGATTTACAGAGGCAAATGGGGAGACTGACTGCTGAATTTCCTGATAATAAACGCTTTGTTAAGGGGAGGACCAGGATTAACACAAAAGTTGGTCTTGGAAATGTTTACCCCTCAGGAAATAGAGTCATGCCGCCCAGTGGAACATATGACTATATGCTTCATGCACAATATGACTACCTTGTGGAGAATTTGAGTGAATATTACCTTACATAG